In Acidimicrobiales bacterium, a single window of DNA contains:
- the rsmA gene encoding 16S rRNA (adenine(1518)-N(6)/adenine(1519)-N(6))-dimethyltransferase RsmA produces the protein MTLSRRQVSDLLARHGLRPSRALGQNFVADPNTVRRIARLAGVGPGDHVVEVGPGLGSLTLALAETGADVLAVEADRHLLPVLERVVFEAGPGSVLVVRGDAMKLDWDELLKGSPEWTLVANLPYNIATPLVADLLDTVPQVTRMLVMVQSEVGERLAARVGDTSYGAVSVKVAYWAIASVVGKVPASVFVPRPNVESVLVDIRRRAEPAVDPGLVEAKCLFGLVRAGFAQRRKMLRRALSGLASPGAFEAAGVAPEARAEQLTVEDWGRLAATVAIERDSPNE, from the coding sequence GTGACGCTGAGCCGCCGGCAGGTCAGCGATCTGCTCGCCCGCCACGGGCTGCGCCCGAGCCGGGCCCTCGGCCAGAACTTCGTCGCGGACCCGAACACGGTCCGGCGCATTGCCCGGCTTGCTGGAGTTGGACCCGGTGACCACGTGGTCGAGGTCGGCCCGGGATTGGGGTCTCTGACCCTCGCTTTGGCCGAGACCGGAGCTGACGTCTTGGCGGTGGAAGCAGACCGGCACTTGTTGCCCGTTCTCGAACGGGTGGTGTTCGAGGCCGGCCCGGGCTCAGTGCTGGTGGTCCGCGGCGATGCGATGAAGCTCGACTGGGACGAACTTCTAAAGGGCTCGCCGGAATGGACCCTAGTGGCGAACCTTCCTTATAACATCGCCACCCCTCTGGTTGCCGACCTCCTCGACACCGTTCCACAAGTGACGCGCATGCTGGTCATGGTCCAGTCGGAGGTCGGGGAGCGGCTCGCTGCAAGGGTCGGCGACACGTCCTACGGCGCGGTCTCCGTCAAGGTCGCGTACTGGGCGATCGCCTCGGTGGTCGGAAAAGTCCCGGCGTCGGTGTTCGTCCCGAGACCAAACGTCGAATCGGTGCTCGTCGATATTCGCCGGCGCGCCGAGCCGGCGGTGGATCCAGGTCTGGTCGAGGCCAAGTGCTTGTTCGGGCTGGTGCGTGCCGGGTTCGCCCAACGACGCAAAATGCTGCGGCGCGCACTGAGCGGTTTGGCGTCGCCAGGCGCGTTCGAGGCTGCGGGGGTGGCACCCGAGGCGCGGGCTGAGCAGCTCACCGTCGAAGATTGGGGCCGGCTGGCTGCAACAGTCGCGATCGAGCGAGACTCGCCCAATGAATGA
- a CDS encoding TatD family hydrolase, with the protein MWTDSHCHLDWDGAAAPAIEEARAAGVTRIITVGTDAKTSAAAVATAESNRGVWATVGLHPHEASYGVETIRPLLEKRDPAVVAVGECGLDYYYDHSPREAQRAAFAEQIALASSLGLALVVHTRDAWDDTFDILESVGTPERWVLHCFTGRPEQAMRGVEMGAALSFSGIVTFKNASDVQEAAAICPLDRLLVETDSPFLAPVPHRGKTNRPALVPVVGAAVASLRGVPVQAVEQATWQNAERLFGLGGDSSAPAG; encoded by the coding sequence GTGTGGACCGACAGCCACTGCCATCTCGACTGGGACGGGGCGGCCGCGCCTGCGATCGAAGAGGCACGGGCGGCCGGCGTTACCCGAATCATCACCGTGGGAACCGATGCGAAAACTTCGGCTGCCGCGGTCGCAACCGCCGAATCGAATCGCGGCGTCTGGGCGACGGTTGGCCTGCATCCGCACGAGGCGAGCTACGGGGTCGAGACGATCCGACCGCTATTGGAGAAGCGCGATCCTGCCGTCGTCGCAGTCGGGGAGTGTGGACTGGACTATTACTACGACCACTCGCCACGCGAGGCGCAGCGCGCTGCGTTTGCCGAGCAGATAGCGCTGGCATCGTCTCTCGGTCTGGCGCTGGTGGTTCACACGCGCGACGCCTGGGACGACACGTTCGACATTCTGGAATCGGTGGGAACGCCCGAACGGTGGGTTCTTCACTGCTTTACGGGACGCCCCGAGCAAGCGATGAGAGGGGTGGAGATGGGGGCGGCGTTGTCGTTCTCGGGGATCGTGACGTTCAAGAACGCCAGCGACGTTCAAGAAGCGGCGGCTATATGCCCGCTGGACCGCCTTCTCGTCGAGACCGACAGCCCGTTCCTGGCGCCGGTTCCTCACCGCGGTAAGACGAACCGGCCGGCGCTGGTGCCGGTCGTCGGGGCTGCAGTCGCCTCGCTCCGCGGCGTTCCTGTGCAAGCGGTCGAGCAAGCGACCTGGCAGAACGCGGAGCGATTGTTCGGGCTCGGCGGTGACAGCTCGGCGCCGGCGGGTTGA
- the metG gene encoding methionine--tRNA ligase: MSRFYVTTPIYYVNDVPHIGHAYTTVTADALARWHRLLGDEVFFLTGTDEHGLKVQRAAEAKGLSPKAHAEQTSARFKEVWAQLDISYDDFIRTTEERHYLATRSLMQAAYDNGHIDLRLYTGWYCVSCEAYYSETDLLDGGLCPIHRTPVEWLEEENYFFKLSEFSDRLLKWYEENPGAVTPESKRNEAIGLIRGGLRDISISRTSIKWGVPVPWNEDHVFYVWYDALINYATAIGYGADPDRFEKWWPAVHHLIGKDILRFHCVYWPALLMAAGIDPPHRIAVHGFLLVGGEKMSKSSLTGIAPASLVPVFGVDGFRYHFLRDQPFGPDGEFSYEGMVARYNADLANNLGNLLARVSTVVERKCGGIGPAPNGSSRLADVAAEVLADATAAWKRIAPSEALEATWRLVRETNAALEAAEPWKAEPGPAVEAVLGDALEALRIVALLSSPALTRASQEIWRRIGLEGDVRDQRLPEAASWGGYPGGLKVERGDPLFPRITETS, translated from the coding sequence CACGCCTACACGACCGTGACCGCTGACGCTTTGGCGCGGTGGCACCGCCTCCTCGGAGACGAGGTGTTCTTCCTGACCGGTACCGACGAGCACGGGCTCAAAGTGCAACGAGCCGCCGAGGCGAAGGGCCTCAGTCCGAAGGCGCACGCGGAGCAGACCAGCGCTCGCTTCAAGGAAGTCTGGGCGCAACTCGATATCTCCTACGACGACTTCATCCGCACCACCGAAGAACGCCACTACCTGGCGACTCGCAGCCTGATGCAAGCTGCCTACGACAACGGTCACATCGACCTCCGTCTTTACACCGGTTGGTACTGCGTCTCCTGCGAGGCTTACTACTCCGAGACCGATCTGCTCGATGGCGGTCTTTGCCCAATCCATCGGACCCCCGTGGAATGGCTCGAGGAAGAGAACTACTTCTTCAAGCTGTCCGAGTTCTCCGACCGGCTCTTGAAGTGGTACGAGGAGAACCCCGGCGCGGTCACCCCGGAGTCGAAGCGCAACGAGGCCATCGGCCTCATCCGGGGCGGTTTGCGTGACATCTCGATCTCTCGGACCTCGATCAAATGGGGCGTGCCGGTCCCTTGGAACGAGGACCACGTCTTCTACGTGTGGTACGACGCGCTGATCAACTACGCCACCGCTATCGGCTACGGCGCCGACCCCGACCGATTCGAGAAGTGGTGGCCCGCGGTCCACCACCTGATCGGCAAGGACATCCTGCGGTTCCACTGCGTGTACTGGCCGGCGCTGCTTATGGCCGCGGGCATCGATCCCCCCCACCGGATCGCAGTGCACGGATTCCTGCTCGTCGGCGGGGAGAAAATGTCAAAGTCGTCGCTGACCGGGATCGCGCCCGCGAGCCTGGTTCCGGTCTTCGGCGTCGATGGTTTTCGCTACCACTTCCTGAGAGACCAGCCGTTCGGTCCCGACGGCGAGTTCTCTTACGAGGGAATGGTGGCGCGCTACAACGCGGACCTGGCCAACAACCTCGGCAACCTCCTCGCGCGCGTTTCGACCGTCGTGGAGCGCAAGTGCGGCGGGATCGGTCCCGCGCCGAACGGATCGAGTCGGCTCGCCGATGTTGCCGCGGAGGTCCTCGCGGACGCGACCGCAGCTTGGAAACGGATAGCGCCGAGTGAGGCGCTCGAGGCGACGTGGCGGCTCGTGCGCGAGACCAACGCTGCGCTCGAGGCCGCCGAGCCGTGGAAGGCCGAGCCGGGACCTGCGGTCGAAGCCGTCCTCGGTGACGCCCTCGAGGCGCTTCGGATCGTCGCGCTGCTGTCCAGCCCAGCCCTGACGCGTGCCTCGCAGGAGATCTGGCGCCGAATCGGTTTGGAGGGTGACGTCAGAGATCAGCGTCTCCCCGAGGCCGCGTCGTGGGGCGGGTATCCCGGCGGCTTGAAGGTGGAGCGCGGGGACCCGTTGTTTCCCCGCATCACCGAGACGAGCTAG